The DNA sequence TCTAGAAAGATCATGGAGATTCTTAATCAATATAGGAAGAGCGATCCGTCATATTTTCAGCTATGCCATCTTGTGAGGCAGGGTGATCAACCTAGAGAAGGTTTCTTCCTACTTACAAGTCTTGTCGAGGACCAGACTGGTGGTGCCAACGGTTATGCTGACTGGATGTCGCTACTTTATCGGCAAGTTCAACAAAATGCATAATAATTGGGTAATGATCTTATAATGTAATTCCGAAATTTCCATTATCTTCTTCTTGGTTTGGGATGGGATGGCTATGgtatactctctctctctctctctcccccttGATTTCTTGACTGTCTCGATTGATACTGACAGGAAATTTGTTATTACGGTCATGTGAGAACTGCGAAGCAAAGAGTAGCTCGCCCCTCAAACTCCAGACGGACAAGGTTGTGAAGCGAATGCCTTTGAAGGCAAataaaggaaagaagaagatataGATGTCCATGTATGTCTCCAAATTGTGGATCACTGGATTTTGAGATGAAATATATGCTGGCTTTGTGTTGGAAATGGATTCTGGAGTAGCTGCTAGTTTTGGAGAATGCAAGAGATAAtccattattattttcatcatCTCTGTTTAGCTAGACAGTGCTTTTTGGGTTTATGAATTTTCACTTATTCAGTGTAATCTCATgccaatttatttttgtaatagaCAGCCAGATTTTGGGATGTGTATTTAGATATATTAACAATATTCTTTTAAgcatttttgttgtatgtgGAATATGAGTGTAATGTTGATCTTTTGCCTTCTGTTTAGAGCTGAGACGATTTTCATTTTACTGGTTAATGAATACTTTTccaattttcatatatatggaAGGGTTCATGTAAATGATGACATGATTCTAATATTATCCATtatcacaataatataaacaaacctgttttctttattttttgaagcTCAATACTTTTGCAGGGAAGTCAAGACTCAAGAGTGGCAACAAGAGCAATAACTGCTAAAAGATTAGAATAAGAGTTTCTATACAATGTTGATGGCACTTGATTAacatgtaaaaataaatatggaagATGGTATAGTTTGTATTAGcaaaacaaatgaaacaaCACTTTTATCTGTGTACTAAAAAGTTAGAAATTACTTTTTCTGCAATTAATTAGACTACGTTCCTCGAAATAAATCCTCCTATTCACAATCGATGTCGCGATCCATGCCACGTTACGTGGGATTCGAGAGCATGAACAGAAACATTGTAATCGTTGGCATTGCCAAAACGTTGAAGGTTCACCAAAAATCTTTGCAGGAGCAAGAACCGTCTTTAAAGTGATGGAATCTGTTGGCATCTCTCACAACTATCTCTCTCCGGAAATGCTTGGAGACGAGCTTTGTGAAAGTATGACAATCGCCACACACTCTCAAGTTCTTTGTGATCCTGAGAGGTGTTCTGTGGGGAGTCGTAAGCAGGCCGTATGCTAGAGCAAGCCGTTCGCTGTGGCCATGAAGCATCCTCACTTTCTCTACCTCCTCCACATCATGCAATACATAACTAGTCTCTGCTTTATAACCTGCACCTCTCTCTAAACTCTCAGTGATCTCAGCAAGTTTTTCATAGATCTCATCACACTGAGGATGAGATCTGTCCCTCGTGATGAACGTATGCAGCCTATCTCCAATCTCCATCCAGCTACAACCGGGGTCTTTTTTAAGTCCCTTAAGTTTCATTTTCGTTCTCACTTGTTCAACATCTTCCCATCTCTCTGCTGCTGCAAACATGTTGGAAATAAGCACATAGTTTCCCGGATTCTTTGGTTCCATTTCAAGAAGCTTTCTAGCAGCTATTTCTCCTACTTCCATGTTAGAATGAATTCTGCAAGCGCCAAGAAGGGCGCACCAGACAGCAGCTGTCGGCTCCATTTCCATGGCTTTGACTAGTTCATGAGCCTCTTGTAAACGGTTTGCTCGTCCAAGGAGATCAACCAAACAAGTATAGTGTTCAGGCCATGGTTCCAAGCCATATTGACAACGCATAGTATTGAAAAATCTCTGGCCCTCATCAACTAACGCAGAATGACTGCAAGCATATAGAATTGCCAGAAATGCGATATGATCAGGACTCACATTCTCAGCCTCCATTCTTCTAAACAATTCAATGGCCATTTTCCCCTGACCATGCATTCCATATCCATTAATCAGACTCGTCCACAACACTAAATCTATACTTTCTGCACAATCGAATACCTTACGTGCATCATCTACAGCACCACAGCTCCCATACATATCTACAAGTGAGCTCGCAATGGACCCCTCAAAATGCAAGCATCTCCTAACCAAAAACCCATGAATTTCCTTACCTTTTCTCGATGCTGATACATTGGCAGCAGCTGAGAGAATACTCAGAACTGCAATGGAGTCTATCTCAACACCTTGTCTTACCATTTGATGAGAAATTTCAAGTGCCTCCCTTGCAAGTCCATTTCGAACGTAACAATCAACCATGCTTGTCCAAGAAAcgacatttttcatttcaatcaGTTCGAAGGTATTTCTTGCGTGATCCACTTCTCCACAATCTCCATATGCATCCACAATAGTGTTCTGCACTACAATGTCGGATAATTCTCTCCTCACTACATAACCATGGATTTCTTTCACTGCTGAAATACTTTTTAACTCACGGCAAGCAATGAGAACACTTTCAATCATCAATGTATCTGGACAAATACCTTCGTTCAGCACTTCCCTAAACAAATCCAAGGCCTTCATGTGGTCATTGTTCTGAACATAGCCAGAGATGATCGTTGTCCAggaaataaaatctttttggGGAATCCTACGGAAAGCAGAGTCCATAAATCTTGTCTTCCAACACTTTGCGTACATGTCTATGATCGTATTTCCAACTCGTAGATCCAAGTCAAATCCATTTTTCAGAGCAAAGGTATGAACTTCCATTCCGTTCAACAGTTTCTGTGATCTTCCACAGGCTGACA is a window from the Salvia hispanica cultivar TCC Black 2014 chromosome 1, UniMelb_Shisp_WGS_1.0, whole genome shotgun sequence genome containing:
- the LOC125217589 gene encoding pentatricopeptide repeat-containing protein At3g63370, chloroplastic, whose translation is MATVIPHMQLSSASISPPPPSPSPPSLTTFPLLKLPQRPTNLRHRLVSFTHKLISSASNNSLDETYASLLDHCVAQKWLSHGKQIHALIIKRHNVDDFVFLATKLVLFYGKCGSLSDAEELFDQMPQRSIFAYNALLGAYVSCGEARRAIQLYADMRFLDVPVDAHTCSSVLKACAGERDAYCGREIHGYMIKLGFFSSDIAVNSLVSVYARCDDVGAVKLLFDRRSGKGDVVLWNLMISTHGLMLFGEMLSAAVTPTTYTFVAALRACKELSSGVQIHALIFKYGLCWDRYVANALLVMYSECSRVDEAERVFIDTDDGDSVSLNSMLAAYVQNGLYDESLDLFREITMDGRIPDRVAVITALSACGRSQKLLNGMEVHTFALKNGFDLDLRVGNTIIDMYAKCWKTRFMDSAFRRIPQKDFISWTTIISGYVQNNDHMKALDLFREVLNEGICPDTLMIESVLIACRELKSISAVKEIHGYVVRRELSDIVVQNTIVDAYGDCGEVDHARNTFELIEMKNVVSWTSMVDCYVRNGLAREALEISHQMVRQGVEIDSIAVLSILSAAANVSASRKGKEIHGFLVRRCLHFEGSIASSLVDMYGSCGAVDDARKVFDCAESIDLVLWTSLINGYGMHGQGKMAIELFRRMEAENVSPDHIAFLAILYACSHSALVDEGQRFFNTMRCQYGLEPWPEHYTCLVDLLGRANRLQEAHELVKAMEMEPTAAVWCALLGACRIHSNMEVGEIAARKLLEMEPKNPGNYVLISNMFAAAERWEDVEQVRTKMKLKGLKKDPGCSWMEIGDRLHTFITRDRSHPQCDEIYEKLAEITESLERGAGYKAETSYVLHDVEEVEKVRMLHGHSERLALAYGLLTTPHRTPLRITKNLRVCGDCHTFTKLVSKHFRREIVVRDANRFHHFKDGSCSCKDFW